The genomic window CTGCTGGCTCAGCAGCGGTCCGCCGCTGACCTGCAGGTGCGTGGCGTGCAGCTGGCGCAGCCGCGCCTCGGCCCCGTCCTGGGCGGCCTGCTGGTCGTCGTCCGAGAGGCCACCGGCGAGGGTGACCGGGAGGATCAGGGCCTGGTGGTCGGCCGACACCCCGCTGCCCTGGCGGTACGGATCGGCGACCGCCGCGACGCCGGGCATCGCGCCGAGGTCGCGCACCGCGGCGGCGATCTGGGCCCGGAAGGCCGGGTCGGTGACGTCCTGCCCGGAGAGCACGGCGCTGATCGTGCCGCCGTCGGTGGCCCCCTGGAGCCGGTCGAGCCGGTCGGCCACCCGGTGCGACTCACTGCCGGGGACGGAGCCGACCGACCCGGTCATCCGGGTGGCGCTGATGCCGCTGAGGCCGAAGCCGAGCAGGATCACGGCGAGCCAGGCGAGCAGGACGGCGATCGGGTGACGCGTGGTCACCCTGGCGAGGAGCGAGGTCATGGCCGTAACCCTGCCGGTGGGGGCGGTCATCGCGGATCACCCGGCCGAGCGGTCCGCCAGCCTCCCCCGCAGGGGGGAGACGGGCGGCGGTCCTTCGGCGGACGGGGCTCAGCCCTCGCCCGCCACCACCGCGCCCGCCTCGTAGGCGAAGACCACCGCGTGCACCCGGTCGCGCAGCTGGAGCTTGCTCAGCACGTTGCTGACATGGGTCTTGACGGTGTGTTCGCTGACCACCAGCTCGGCGGCGATCTCCGCGTTGGAGCAGCCGCGGGCGATCAGCCGCAGCGTCTCCTGCTCCCGGATGGTCAGCTGCTCCAGCAGCCTGGACGGCGCGCGCACCGCCGCGCCCGGGCCCGTCGGGCGGCGCGCCGAGAACTCGCTGATCAGGCGCTTGGTGACGGAGGGCGCCAGCAGCGCCTCCCCCGAGGCGACCAGCCGCACGCCGTGCGCGAGGTCGTCGCGCCGCACGTCCTTGAGCAGGAAGCCGCTGGCCCCGGCGTACAGCGCGTCGTAGACGTAGTCGTCGATGTCGAAGGTGGTCAGCATGATCACCTTGGTCGCCGGGTACTCGGCGCAGACCCGGCGGGCCGCCTCCAGGCCGTCCATCACGGGCATCCGGACGTCCAACAGCAGCACGTCCGGGCGGTGCTCGGCCACCACCTCGACCGCCTCCTGACCGTTGGCCGCCTCCGCCACCACCTCGATGTCGGGCTGGGCGTCCAGGATCATCCCGAACCCGGCCCGCACCAGCTCCTGGTCGTCGGCCACCACCACGCGTATCACGGACATCCCCGCTCCCTCGTCACTCAGCTCGCCGCCCCGAGCGGCAGCCGCGCCGTCACCACGAAACCCCGCCCGTCCGGCGCCGGGCCGGCCGCGGCCCGGCCACCGCAGGCCGCCGCGCGCTCCCGGATCCCGACCAGCCCCCGGCCGCCGGACCAGCCCGCCCCGCCGTCCGGCCGGCGCGGCTGCCGGCCGCGCTCGTCGAGCCCGTGCCCGTTGTCGCTGACCGCCAGTTCGAGCGCCTGGCCCACCTCGGCGATCCGCACCTCGGCCGCGTCCGCGCCGGAGTGCTTGACGATGTTGGTCAGCGCCTCCTGGACGATCCGGTAGGCCGCCGTCTCCACGTCGGCCGGCAGTACCGAGGCCCGCTCGGGCAGCACCAGCCGCACCGCCACGCCCGCCAGCGTCATCCGCTCGGCCACGGCGGCGAGCTCGGGCAGCCTGGGCTGCGGGGCGAGCTGCGGGCCCGCGCCGTCCTCCTTGAGCACGCCCAGCACTCGGCGCAGTTGCACCATGGCGTCGCGCCCCGAGTCGGCGATGGTGTCGAAGGCCTTGATCGCCTTCTCCGGGTCGGCGCGCACCACCAGCGGGCCCGCCTCGGCCTGGATCACCATCAGCGCGACGGCGTGCGCCAGGATGTCGTGCATCTCCCGGGCGATCCG from Kitasatospora sp. NBC_01250 includes these protein-coding regions:
- a CDS encoding response regulator transcription factor, producing the protein MSVIRVVVADDQELVRAGFGMILDAQPDIEVVAEAANGQEAVEVVAEHRPDVLLLDVRMPVMDGLEAARRVCAEYPATKVIMLTTFDIDDYVYDALYAGASGFLLKDVRRDDLAHGVRLVASGEALLAPSVTKRLISEFSARRPTGPGAAVRAPSRLLEQLTIREQETLRLIARGCSNAEIAAELVVSEHTVKTHVSNVLSKLQLRDRVHAVVFAYEAGAVVAGEG
- a CDS encoding sensor histidine kinase; translated protein: MEAMTRSQEWLAERERWLRGRLAGINPYVVDGLIALVSVAVSLWAVHNDGTHWPLWTYLLAAGCSLPLPWRRKAPAAAFLATVLLSGALGVFAHSAQPQLPVYGVVAIYTLADLGENWQRWLMLAVLVPANVLGTRSLDGMIFSELTVLGSFALGTAVRELRRLARVEADRARETGLRAASDAARAVAEERGRIAREMHDILAHAVALMVIQAEAGPLVVRADPEKAIKAFDTIADSGRDAMVQLRRVLGVLKEDGAGPQLAPQPRLPELAAVAERMTLAGVAVRLVLPERASVLPADVETAAYRIVQEALTNIVKHSGADAAEVRIAEVGQALELAVSDNGHGLDERGRQPRRPDGGAGWSGGRGLVGIRERAAACGGRAAAGPAPDGRGFVVTARLPLGAAS